One window of the Camelina sativa cultivar DH55 chromosome 1, Cs, whole genome shotgun sequence genome contains the following:
- the LOC104706817 gene encoding uncharacterized protein At4g04775-like yields the protein MSQLSSAGSSGLSLERSSQGGVSSRCWCGGEVTTYTSKTDENPYRRFFRCVGGVKEKNEKHMFRWVDDPLLEEIMMVERKQNQLLEDQKKMVTNNVELQKEMVKEVVEKVEKNMIEIMRQELMVAKESMQKSIKKRICVVIVVAVSMAWLYGKMI from the exons ATGAGCCAACTATCTTCGGCTGGTTCGTCTGGGCTATCTTTAGAGAGAAGTTCTCAGGGTGGAGTTTCGAGTAGGTGCTGGTGTGGTGGAGAGGTTACGACCTACACCTCAAAGACTGATGAGAATCCCTATCGTAGATTTTTTAGATGTGTTGGAGGTGTGAAG gagaagaatgagaaacaCATGTTTCGTTGGGTTGATGATCCTCTTCTAGAGGAGATTATGATGGTTGAAAGAAAACAGAACCAACTCTTAGAGGATCAAAAGAAGATGGTAACAAACAATGTGGAGCTCCAAAAGGAGATGGTGAAAGAGGTGGTAGAAAAGGTGGAAAAGAATATGATTGAGATCATGAGGCAAGAGCTAATGGTTGCAAAGGAGAGTATGCAGAAGTCGATCAAGAAGAGGATTTGTGTAGTGATCGTAGTGGCAGTTTCAATGGCATGGCTTTATGGAAAGATGATATGA